Proteins encoded together in one Rhizobium leguminosarum bv. trifolii WSM1325 window:
- a CDS encoding transcriptional regulator, LysR family (PFAM: LysR substrate-binding; regulatory protein LysR~KEGG: ppu:PP_4467 LysR family transcriptional regulator), with protein MELRQLSYFVAVAEELHFGRAAAKVRIAQPALSNHVQALERELGCALFIRSTRRVELTRAGEIFHERCVGILSEVDLSAEITRAVAGKTIRQIRIGTVYPATAGVLPAFLAKIARKYPDIRIHISSGNTGDIIRGLENGQINLGFIRPVENIGSLRFSSIAHERYLLAVARSNPLAEQAEIGIDDLRGEKIIAFNRKNLSYTERYFNEKFEEYDLTRNIAYSCDDTYSLVSLVSAGLGIGFAPEWTEGLPNRAFELKAVRGIDFRIGLGVAWSKDDPTASRDDIVDIARSLARPGR; from the coding sequence ATGGAACTACGCCAGCTCTCCTACTTCGTCGCGGTGGCCGAGGAACTGCACTTCGGTCGGGCGGCCGCCAAGGTCCGCATCGCCCAGCCGGCGCTCTCCAACCACGTGCAGGCGCTGGAGCGGGAGCTCGGCTGCGCGCTGTTCATCCGCTCGACCCGGCGGGTGGAACTGACGCGGGCAGGGGAGATCTTCCACGAGCGTTGCGTCGGGATCCTGAGCGAGGTCGATCTTTCCGCCGAGATCACCAGGGCGGTGGCCGGCAAGACGATCCGGCAGATCAGGATCGGCACCGTCTATCCGGCGACCGCCGGCGTGCTGCCCGCGTTTCTGGCAAAGATCGCCCGCAAGTACCCGGATATCCGTATCCATATATCAAGCGGCAATACCGGCGACATCATCCGCGGCCTGGAAAACGGCCAGATCAATCTCGGCTTCATCCGGCCGGTGGAAAACATCGGCTCCTTGCGCTTCTCCTCGATCGCCCATGAGCGGTACCTGCTGGCGGTGGCGAGGAGCAACCCACTGGCGGAGCAGGCGGAGATTGGTATCGACGATCTGCGCGGGGAGAAGATCATCGCCTTCAATCGCAAGAACCTGTCCTACACCGAGCGGTACTTCAACGAGAAGTTCGAGGAATACGATCTGACCCGCAACATCGCCTATAGCTGCGACGACACCTATTCGCTGGTGTCGCTGGTCTCGGCCGGGCTTGGCATCGGCTTTGCGCCGGAATGGACCGAGGGCCTGCCGAACCGGGCCTTCGAGCTGAAGGCGGTCAGAGGCATCGATTTTCGGATCGGGCTCGGTGTTGCGTGGAGCAAGGACGACCCGACCGCCTCGCGCGACGACATCGTCGATATCGCGAGGTCGTTGGCGCGGCCGGGCAGGTGA
- a CDS encoding hypothetical protein (KEGG: rec:RHECIAT_CH0003325 hypothetical protein), giving the protein MHLADTRIEHEAGGWKIDFIGDDGDAVSDKVVDEHAVSADEALERAKAVMVQLTAYGTGGGGRSFNTHAKPSATAISTTTNRFWTPGISWRRLLPSDPTQNGNLVALL; this is encoded by the coding sequence ATGCATCTGGCGGATACGAGGATCGAGCACGAAGCTGGCGGTTGGAAGATCGATTTCATCGGAGATGACGGCGACGCCGTCTCTGACAAGGTCGTCGACGAACACGCAGTCAGCGCTGATGAAGCCCTTGAAAGAGCGAAGGCCGTGATGGTGCAGTTGACCGCATACGGAACCGGAGGTGGGGGCCGTAGCTTCAACACTCATGCGAAGCCGTCAGCAACGGCAATTTCGACGACGACGAACCGCTTCTGGACACCCGGCATTAGCTGGCGAAGGCTTCTCCCCTCCGATCCGACGCAGAACGGAAATCTTGTCGCGTTGCTCTAG
- a CDS encoding hypothetical protein (KEGG: ret:RHE_CH01107 hypothetical protein), whose product MNVAVSDIDAFTGERLMSTSARVPHDNRQPLAEALMARQAGQGERLANNLAEGFDTGSDKRRHLDDLGTLGDFGTNGAKVEAKIRLMFSSSATTNSALVHDPAKGVLVAGGNDSGGNVGTMQVASGFADGGGDVWTNTSRQVRYVAGAGGSIWVWNDGFYFPCGRISYWLVCLDRTTAQSIACSNNCRRAGRRNFCLMTIRQLSRFGMPRPSCRRYRRDNSG is encoded by the coding sequence ATGAACGTCGCCGTTTCGGATATCGACGCATTCACCGGTGAGCGGCTGATGTCGACTTCCGCGCGTGTTCCGCATGATAACCGGCAGCCGCTTGCTGAAGCTTTGATGGCGCGGCAGGCAGGGCAGGGCGAGCGGCTTGCGAACAATCTCGCGGAAGGCTTCGATACGGGAAGCGACAAACGTCGCCATCTCGACGACCTCGGCACTCTTGGCGATTTCGGTACCAATGGTGCGAAAGTCGAGGCGAAAATCCGACTGATGTTTTCATCTAGCGCCACGACCAACTCCGCTCTCGTCCATGACCCGGCCAAAGGTGTGCTTGTCGCTGGTGGCAATGACTCGGGTGGAAACGTGGGCACTATGCAGGTCGCAAGCGGCTTTGCGGACGGGGGAGGCGATGTCTGGACGAACACCAGCAGGCAGGTTCGATACGTGGCAGGTGCTGGTGGCAGTATCTGGGTTTGGAACGACGGGTTCTATTTCCCATGCGGGAGGATTTCATATTGGCTTGTGTGTCTCGATCGGACGACGGCGCAATCGATAGCGTGTTCGAACAACTGCAGGAGGGCAGGGCGGAGGAATTTCTGTCTGATGACGATCCGGCAGTTGTCGCGTTTCGGAATGCCCCGCCCATCGTGTCGTCGGTATCGGCGCGACAATTCCGGCTGA
- a CDS encoding conserved hypothetical protein (KEGG: bbr:BB1712 hypothetical protein), whose amino-acid sequence MLRRSGLLDQVKAWVAQQDGETQDAFEYSGTFVKDSPMMAAGFAAMGFASQQIDQFFAAAASL is encoded by the coding sequence ATGCTTCGGCGCTCCGGCCTCCTCGACCAGGTCAAGGCATGGGTGGCGCAGCAGGATGGCGAGACCCAGGACGCCTTCGAATACAGCGGCACCTTCGTCAAGGACAGCCCAATGATGGCGGCCGGCTTCGCGGCCATGGGCTTCGCGTCGCAGCAGATCGATCAGTTTTTTGCGGCCGCGGCTTCTCTCTAA
- a CDS encoding conserved hypothetical protein (KEGG: smd:Smed_5689 hypothetical protein) has translation MTHLGRLFAIPLIGLAVQFGSVRLGFQDAYTSQTNVFAVTSGALSARLTLPGDAALFDDLVLKWNGDYSWAPATGGSDPVTRFGDEARSVFGPIPDGACAGPQSRSLGLEVDGNSVGVEPNVAKPGSPLEFAHREAGGQIVKWTSAVAKCDKPSLAGGVTFCGLNSRIARVKRNRVEWLFLCRKSSDDLEVHAQPYWTQTDPRFSRYSAIGYNEITGEIAFIDGRKDRGVFDWSERFPPPGGQSYQDEMGRREAKELYDKTFEVNCVSCHDNKKPAIIDPHMQQARVGFSGDRHDARTTAFSLGSFFPGRVANVDAPFRVIGSGYAFAHRGAMRNANAFAIKGHPCFACHSLTTLESGRRFAADATGMSPKVRDPTIGQTVAIAQEKAALQMVRDHRTKWASEFGEGGIMPWMLPNHGGRLSEGSGQLSASEWEQLSACAWGSGGDICGFRPLFTSCPIPGESIDTFVPFDFSVASQPTVNGNEHSAIRLTWRYLNGYGAVPERDDVRFDVALKLEDIPSSRVSPDISDYPGVDESKSAIALGPGVVVSRTAENYLLIRNVSFEGHRRWTDAPATSETRRYSIAIPDVCGKRYLFRILPKRFCFENSGVVSGKRDYLAFYDSGCGE, from the coding sequence ATGACGCACTTGGGGCGACTGTTCGCAATTCCGTTGATCGGACTGGCGGTCCAATTCGGCTCAGTAAGACTGGGGTTCCAGGATGCGTATACGTCGCAAACAAACGTCTTCGCCGTCACCTCGGGAGCATTGTCGGCGAGATTGACGTTGCCCGGCGACGCGGCGCTCTTCGATGACCTCGTGCTCAAGTGGAATGGTGACTATTCTTGGGCCCCGGCGACGGGCGGCAGCGATCCCGTGACCAGGTTCGGAGATGAGGCGAGATCCGTGTTCGGACCCATACCCGACGGTGCCTGCGCCGGACCGCAATCGAGATCACTCGGCCTCGAGGTCGACGGAAACTCGGTCGGAGTGGAACCAAATGTCGCCAAGCCCGGATCCCCGCTTGAGTTCGCCCACCGGGAAGCGGGTGGCCAGATAGTTAAATGGACAAGCGCTGTGGCCAAGTGCGACAAACCCTCCCTCGCTGGCGGCGTGACATTCTGTGGGCTGAACTCCCGCATCGCCAGAGTAAAACGGAACCGTGTAGAATGGCTGTTCCTTTGCAGGAAGTCCTCCGACGATCTCGAAGTCCATGCGCAACCCTACTGGACGCAGACTGATCCGCGTTTCTCGCGCTACAGCGCGATCGGCTACAACGAGATAACAGGCGAGATAGCCTTTATCGACGGGCGCAAGGACCGCGGCGTCTTCGATTGGTCAGAGCGCTTTCCGCCGCCCGGCGGACAATCGTATCAGGACGAAATGGGAAGGCGGGAGGCAAAAGAGCTTTACGACAAGACGTTTGAGGTTAACTGCGTATCCTGCCATGACAACAAGAAACCCGCGATCATCGACCCGCATATGCAACAGGCACGAGTGGGGTTTTCGGGCGACAGGCATGATGCGCGGACCACCGCGTTCAGTCTCGGAAGTTTTTTCCCGGGCAGAGTAGCCAACGTTGACGCGCCGTTTCGCGTGATCGGCTCGGGCTATGCCTTCGCCCATAGGGGAGCGATGCGAAACGCGAATGCCTTCGCGATAAAGGGTCACCCGTGCTTTGCCTGTCATAGTCTGACCACGCTGGAGTCCGGAAGGCGTTTCGCCGCGGATGCAACAGGGATGTCCCCCAAGGTCAGAGACCCGACAATAGGGCAGACCGTAGCGATCGCACAGGAAAAGGCGGCTCTTCAAATGGTCCGAGATCACCGGACAAAATGGGCATCCGAGTTCGGTGAGGGAGGGATCATGCCGTGGATGTTACCAAATCACGGCGGAAGACTCTCAGAGGGGTCGGGGCAACTAAGTGCTTCGGAATGGGAACAGCTCAGTGCATGCGCATGGGGAAGCGGCGGCGATATCTGCGGCTTCCGCCCCCTGTTCACAAGCTGCCCGATACCAGGCGAGAGCATCGACACGTTCGTACCCTTCGACTTCTCTGTCGCTTCCCAGCCGACGGTGAACGGCAACGAGCATAGCGCAATTAGGCTGACTTGGAGATATTTGAACGGATACGGAGCGGTCCCCGAAAGGGACGATGTACGGTTCGACGTGGCGCTGAAGCTGGAAGACATACCGTCTTCGAGAGTTTCGCCCGACATCAGCGACTACCCGGGCGTGGACGAATCCAAATCCGCCATTGCTTTAGGCCCTGGCGTAGTTGTCAGTCGCACAGCAGAAAATTACCTGTTGATACGCAACGTGTCGTTTGAGGGGCACCGCAGATGGACCGATGCTCCAGCAACGAGTGAAACGCGCCGCTACTCGATTGCCATCCCGGATGTTTGTGGGAAACGCTACCTTTTTCGCATCTTGCCGAAACGCTTTTGTTTCGAGAACTCTGGAGTCGTTTCCGGCAAACGGGACTATCTAGCCTTTTACGATTCCGGCTGTGGCGAATAA
- a CDS encoding conserved hypothetical protein (KEGG: rec:RHECIAT_PB0000068 hypothetical protein), translating to MFLRDAAIELYNKDCRSVEEMATVLIGTYVGLAATRVNAPSSSSVH from the coding sequence TTGTTCTTGCGTGATGCCGCCATCGAGCTCTACAACAAGGACTGTCGCTCGGTAGAGGAGATGGCGACCGTTCTGATCGGCACTTACGTCGGGCTTGCCGCCACGCGCGTAAACGCGCCATCTTCGAGCTCAGTGCATTGA
- a CDS encoding AAA family ATPase, CDC48 subfamily (KEGG: mno:Mnod_7561 AAA family ATPase, CDC48 subfamily~TIGRFAM: AAA family ATPase, CDC48 subfamily~PFAM: AAA ATPase central domain protein; cell division protein 48 CDC48 domain 2; ATPase associated with various cellular activities AAA_5~SMART: AAA ATPase), with product MVGKRHTAAVAVRPYPEDEGLNIIRLDGLQRVNAGATSGDHIEVRKAEARPAARIVLAPAQKNLVLQGSGDALQRVFLRQPMVAGDVVSTSVQQRSRDPRMLQAYGLQEIRLVVVSTHPRGVVQVNEQTVVELRPQYEEPKEARRADVTYDDIGGLGSSVEQVREMVELPLRHPELFQRLGIDPPKGVLLYGPPGTGKTLLARAVANETEANFFHIAGPEIMGSKYGESEERLRQVFQEASQNAPSIIFIDEIDSIAPKREQVTGEVERRIVAQLLTLMDGLEPRQNIVVIGATNRRDAIDEALRRPGRFDREIVIGVPDQNGRREVLAIHTRGMPLTEDADLDEIARTTYGFVGADLGALVREAAMDALRRVLPDINLKEGIPPEILEKLIVSHDDFMSAMKRIQPSALREIMIQAPNVRWEDVGGLDDAQMKLREGVELPLRAPQSFKRMGIRPAKGFLLFGPPGTGKTLLAKAVAREAEANFVATKSSDLLSKWYGESEQQVSRLFERARQVAPTVIFIDEIDSLAPARGGGLGEPAVTERVVNTLLAEMDGLEDMQGVVVMAATNRPNLLDPALLRPGRFDELVYVPVPDTKARLKILGIHTKKMPLAADVDLDDLAAKTERFTGADLEDLTRRAGLIALRQSLDAEIVTSANFAKALEEVRPSVTPEVEREYEEMLRTLRQENPQRMQIGFTPLKISGK from the coding sequence TTGGTTGGCAAGCGTCACACGGCTGCTGTGGCCGTGCGACCATACCCCGAAGACGAGGGACTGAACATCATCCGTCTCGACGGTCTCCAGCGGGTGAACGCTGGTGCCACGAGTGGAGACCACATTGAAGTTCGAAAAGCTGAGGCCCGACCAGCCGCGAGGATTGTACTGGCACCAGCTCAGAAGAACCTTGTGCTTCAAGGATCGGGCGATGCTCTGCAGCGCGTCTTTTTGCGTCAGCCGATGGTCGCGGGGGATGTGGTCTCGACCTCGGTCCAGCAGAGGAGCCGAGATCCCCGAATGCTTCAGGCCTATGGCCTCCAGGAAATCCGACTGGTGGTTGTCTCGACACATCCCCGCGGCGTTGTGCAAGTCAACGAGCAGACCGTTGTGGAACTGCGACCACAGTACGAGGAGCCCAAGGAGGCGCGGCGGGCGGATGTAACATACGACGATATTGGCGGGCTAGGCTCCTCGGTTGAGCAAGTCCGCGAGATGGTGGAGCTTCCATTGCGCCACCCCGAGCTCTTTCAACGCCTTGGCATCGATCCGCCGAAGGGTGTCCTGCTTTACGGGCCGCCCGGCACCGGAAAGACGCTGCTCGCTCGCGCGGTCGCCAATGAAACTGAGGCGAATTTCTTTCACATCGCCGGTCCTGAGATTATGGGGAGCAAATACGGGGAATCCGAAGAACGTCTTCGGCAGGTCTTTCAGGAAGCATCACAAAACGCACCATCAATCATCTTTATCGACGAAATCGACTCCATTGCTCCGAAGAGGGAACAGGTCACAGGAGAGGTCGAGCGACGGATCGTTGCGCAATTGCTGACGTTGATGGACGGCCTGGAACCGCGTCAGAATATCGTTGTCATTGGTGCAACGAACCGGCGCGACGCCATTGACGAGGCTCTACGCAGGCCGGGTCGCTTCGACCGGGAAATCGTCATCGGTGTGCCGGACCAAAATGGCAGGAGGGAAGTCCTCGCAATCCACACACGCGGCATGCCGCTCACCGAAGATGCGGATCTTGATGAAATAGCACGGACGACATATGGTTTCGTCGGCGCAGATCTCGGTGCTCTCGTGCGAGAGGCCGCAATGGATGCCCTACGGCGGGTCTTGCCCGATATAAATCTCAAGGAAGGCATCCCGCCTGAGATCCTTGAAAAGCTTATCGTCTCGCACGACGACTTCATGTCTGCAATGAAGCGAATTCAGCCGTCTGCGTTGCGCGAGATCATGATCCAGGCACCCAATGTGCGCTGGGAGGATGTCGGCGGTCTAGATGACGCACAAATGAAGTTGCGGGAAGGGGTGGAGCTTCCCCTCCGCGCCCCACAGTCATTCAAACGGATGGGTATTCGACCCGCCAAGGGCTTTCTGCTGTTTGGTCCTCCGGGCACGGGCAAGACGCTGCTCGCAAAGGCGGTTGCCCGCGAGGCCGAGGCAAATTTTGTCGCGACCAAATCCTCGGATTTGCTGTCAAAGTGGTACGGCGAGTCCGAGCAGCAGGTGTCGCGCCTCTTCGAACGAGCACGTCAGGTCGCTCCGACGGTAATTTTCATTGACGAGATCGATTCCCTAGCCCCTGCAAGAGGAGGTGGCCTCGGAGAGCCTGCGGTCACAGAGCGTGTGGTGAATACGCTATTGGCGGAAATGGACGGCTTGGAAGACATGCAGGGGGTCGTGGTCATGGCCGCCACCAACCGTCCCAACCTATTGGATCCAGCCCTGCTGCGGCCAGGCCGGTTCGATGAGCTTGTGTATGTGCCCGTGCCTGATACCAAGGCGAGATTGAAAATCCTTGGAATTCACACCAAGAAGATGCCTCTCGCCGCTGACGTGGACCTGGATGACCTTGCGGCGAAGACTGAACGCTTTACTGGCGCTGATCTGGAAGACTTGACACGTAGGGCCGGCCTGATCGCGCTTCGTCAGTCCCTGGACGCCGAGATCGTGACAAGTGCGAACTTCGCTAAAGCACTCGAAGAAGTTCGGCCGTCCGTAACACCCGAGGTCGAGCGCGAATACGAGGAAATGCTTCGGACTCTGAGACAGGAAAACCCCCAGCGAATGCAGATCGGATTTACACCGTTGAAGATTTCAGGAAAATAG
- a CDS encoding transposase IS3/IS911 family protein (PFAM: transposase IS3/IS911 family protein~KEGG: oan:Oant_4528 transposase IS3/IS911 family protein): MKRNRFTDKQIIGILKEHEAGKPVSELCRKHGVSDASIYKWKAKYGGMEVSEAKRLKTLEDENTKLKRLLADAMLDNAALKDLLGKKW, translated from the coding sequence ATGAAGCGCAATCGTTTCACAGACAAACAGATCATCGGCATATTGAAGGAGCACGAGGCAGGCAAGCCGGTCTCGGAGCTTTGCCGCAAGCATGGCGTCAGCGATGCCAGCATCTATAAATGGAAGGCCAAGTACGGCGGCATGGAGGTGTCCGAGGCCAAGCGGCTGAAGACGCTTGAGGACGAGAACACGAAGCTGAAGCGGCTTCTGGCGGATGCGATGCTCGACAATGCTGCCTTGAAAGACCTTTTGGGAAAGAAGTGGTGA
- a CDS encoding hypothetical protein (KEGG: smd:Smed_5690 hypothetical protein) yields the protein MTTLVKIATLAFATSIGFSVSAFAQTPQCPADIAGDGDEFFKKSRSYAVPTPDERHEVEDFISHYAWLMDNKNAVGVRELFEPGATYLLCQTGSSDEKDSGKDETLEDLLRMSFTGLGDKRARRLFSNILIRKNTANQTYEALISSVVFTQGPSTSTEPPKVDYMASLYATIVRDSFGNTLKFGSLVVLTDQNGISIRAR from the coding sequence ATGACTACGCTTGTTAAAATTGCGACTTTGGCATTTGCCACAAGTATCGGCTTTTCAGTAAGCGCGTTCGCCCAAACTCCGCAATGCCCCGCAGACATAGCGGGAGACGGAGACGAATTCTTCAAAAAATCCAGAAGCTATGCCGTCCCGACCCCAGACGAACGGCATGAAGTGGAGGATTTCATATCGCATTACGCATGGCTGATGGACAACAAAAATGCGGTTGGGGTGCGGGAGCTTTTCGAGCCGGGAGCCACCTATTTGCTGTGTCAGACGGGATCGAGCGATGAAAAAGATTCTGGGAAAGACGAAACACTCGAAGACTTGCTCAGGATGTCATTCACCGGGTTAGGTGACAAACGCGCGCGCCGTTTGTTCAGCAACATTCTCATCCGAAAGAACACCGCAAATCAAACGTACGAAGCGCTGATTTCGTCTGTCGTATTCACCCAGGGTCCGTCAACCAGTACGGAGCCACCAAAAGTCGATTACATGGCGAGTCTCTACGCTACCATCGTCAGGGACTCTTTTGGCAACACCTTGAAGTTCGGGTCCCTGGTCGTTCTGACGGATCAGAACGGAATTAGTATCAGAGCTCGCTGA
- a CDS encoding hypothetical protein (KEGG: rec:RHECIAT_CH0003325 hypothetical protein): MHLLETKIVHETTGWRVDFVGDDGEAVSIKVADGHAASEDEAIERAKEVMVQLTPYGTRGGGRSINPYDAASNGNFDDDEPLLDTWH, from the coding sequence ATGCACTTGCTGGAAACGAAGATTGTTCACGAGACAACCGGATGGCGGGTAGACTTTGTCGGCGACGACGGGGAAGCGGTGTCGATCAAGGTCGCGGACGGTCATGCTGCAAGCGAAGACGAGGCCATCGAGCGTGCGAAAGAGGTCATGGTTCAGTTGACGCCATATGGCACGCGTGGCGGCGGCCGAAGCATCAACCCGTACGATGCCGCCAGCAATGGAAACTTTGACGACGACGAGCCTTTGCTGGATACCTGGCACTGA
- a CDS encoding conserved hypothetical protein (KEGG: mno:Mnod_0562 hypothetical protein) — MRISRLVHILGSMSEAEKLGIVARVNHRANIEACIEDLIGILDFMDGDENLEPDNDNEPSLGAPEHVTQTHWYMPVGSEQADLEIEDENDEDGGDTELNGDEVDSNFSEDG, encoded by the coding sequence ATGCGCATCTCGCGGTTGGTGCATATACTTGGCTCAATGAGCGAAGCCGAAAAACTCGGCATCGTCGCCAGAGTCAACCATCGTGCGAATATTGAAGCCTGTATTGAGGATCTGATCGGCATTCTCGACTTCATGGACGGCGACGAGAACCTGGAACCTGACAACGACAACGAACCCAGCCTCGGCGCCCCTGAGCATGTCACGCAAACGCATTGGTATATGCCGGTGGGTTCGGAGCAGGCTGACCTGGAAATCGAAGACGAGAACGACGAGGACGGCGGCGACACCGAGCTGAACGGGGATGAAGTGGACAGCAACTTCTCCGAGGATGGATAA